One segment of Nerophis lumbriciformis linkage group LG35, RoL_Nlum_v2.1, whole genome shotgun sequence DNA contains the following:
- the nexmifb gene encoding neurite extension and migration factor, with protein MDVLPDSGLTLIVKTSQTDNAIAVEDPGVCEQSGDLSLHRLVDAALSPSLPQPAAESSQRVCPPHQSNTPASPALCFPLPLGADPSLSLTAAPCPPSHEVPNVVPLFHDMSSPASLPNPAGSSWGPAGDTQKSIRLPAVTSLSMTMMEPDNVSTLAEECLLQPTRTCLGCFIETRDATSVQNPPHEPSTSPNSENGLSVRIGDVNREDFSDINNISIQCLSHAGEAVSHYGEQLLSDQLLSFPLPKAPDEGKRAEGNKTTNDCDDPEDDATTKNLYEGLLLDKVSGEEVLLANASQDWGYFESFISESKMELLDLCSKNELSVNLFSEEDVDNLFDDEDDDSTLSSDVCSLKIRYESFQDNMREKTNVLQEETQLNFFPSVLANSAKKEEGVGVLRRSVEELQPKIDELILETGQEETPGDCNGESPLDGSQCSPMSPPKINYVIDFNSTEESGEFSDDSSCTGSSSDTVQEGKYKKGHSKRFFSPSNPLNYGLRSKRKVRYSDDYLYDVDSLESEKNAEKKDKTPLGQKEEEDVDWCPKKRRKSCRKDPPVVIKYIIINRFKGERLMSVKLGKLNPADGTVSLNANTISKYETLAPLKDFWQEKQRKRQEQLKLVARERQRSFHLNGRRHRPFHSNHPKRKYKFANRIKVQRIHTVQQTVIVQNSLPADQAHGDVAKDEATPIAEEIIAAPGIPVTLDINSISNMVITKSRSQEREEREGRRLGGNKIVRIRKFKSEARLRSQKMNATQEEERKSVTNESDTIVAAANTDDPSAGLNDTSMSSTTTKLDFSDNATTIETDKEKQFVSSSDSPDKAPSSEEVETGVPVIPGGYLQTLLDATDSSGGTSIPYFSQHSSRQQYPVGLSLEEKQFSSLQLAQSCVLSPPSESELQQSPQNCPSFPQMWHPQLCTNHNQSFGPETPETPILPNNFPTVVPLNENLPVSNYSHVDPEGEQILYEKSYLTEPELQSGADLQVCQSTCVDGQVQYQRGSLCTDNGRLISYDSVGSLSASSNYSSLSLKSCEREGEEEGRDSFLAHCSPKMVIQQSVDALTPLRESSDLLDISNFTPDKFRHSSLSELSPPETPNLSPQVAGRDMKIPANVGKYQDVNDLTVERNRDVKWNCDIIQQQEHTGNSYTVEDSQFPLHNYNNQDVVCVDTKELGVTDFDEQTAEMAGPKSIKAKRKGNYKQTAAGQSQKKVRAPRTPKSEKVKSPKQNSRSTKKIKAMLEGKAAKNQADGCGIGLPDSTSTGDWSGPGWSESNSLVGDDQREFEEPSNILSNIVSGMAEVQRFMMASIEPLWNPMSEAGMPAEANSLNLKTLKILAGTESDLKKKGAMLTGAGRGRKAGGKGGKNQAKFNPTHPLFPQLALGCDMFDKPNFINPGPAHKKLYRHKTSAKFPRIETLKGKRAERDPNKDIALMTSFEKLR; from the coding sequence GGGTATGTGAGCAGAGCGGTGATCTGAGTCTACACAGACTTGTTGATGCTGCTCTCTCTCCATCCTTACCTCAGCCTGCTGCCGAGTCATCACAGCGGGTCTGCCCACCGCACCAGAGCAACACACCCGCATCACCAGCTCTCTGCTTCCCCCTCCCACTTGGCGCTGATCCCTCTCTCAGTCTCACCGCAGCTCCTTGCCCTCCTTCCCATGAGGTTCCAAACGTAGTCCCCCTTTTTCACGACATGTCCAGTCCCGCATCACTTCCCAACCCAGCTGGAAGCTCCTGGGGCCCAGCGGGAGACACCCAGAAGAGCATTCGGTTGCCTGCTGTCACCTCTCTGTCAATGACAATGATGGAGCCTGACAACGTCTCTACTCTGGCGGAGGAGTGTCTCCTTCAGCCGACACGCACCTGCCTTGGTTGCTTTATTGAGACCCGCGATGCCACTTCAGTACAAAACCCACCGCACGAGCCTAGCACAAGCCCTAATTCAGAAAATGGACTAAGCGTACGGATAGGGGACGTGAACCGAGAGGACTTCTCTGACATCAACAATATCAGCATTCAGTGCCTGAGCCATGCGGGGGAGGCGGTGAGTCACTACGGAGAACAGCTCCTCTCTGACCAGCTACTTAGCTTTCCCCTGCCCAAAGCCCCAGATGAGGGCAAGAGAGCTGAAggaaacaaaacaacaaatgaCTGTGATGACCCCGAGGATGATGCAACAACTAAGAACTTATATGAAGGACTGTTATTGGATAAAGTGAGTGGAGAAGAGGTACTGCTGGCAAATGCCAGCCAGGACTGGGGCTACTTTGAATCCTTCATCAGCGAGAGCAAGATGGAACTGCTGGACCTATGTTCAAAAAATGAGCTGTCAGTCAACCTCTTCTCAGAAGAAGACGTTGATAATTTATTTGACGATGAAGATGACGACTCGACTTTAAGCAGTGATGTTTGTTCCCTAAAGATTCGGTATGAGTCGTTTCAGGACAACATGAGGGAAAAAACAAATGTGCTTCAGGAGGAGACACAGTTAAATTTCTTCCCTAGTGTCCTGGCCAACTCTGCCAAGAAAGAAGAAGGAGTAGGAGTCTTGAGGAGAAGTGTTGAAGAGCTTCAGCCCAAAATCGATGAGCTCATCCTCGAAACAGGACAGGAGGAAACGCCAGGGGACTGCAATGGTGAGAGCCCCCTTGACGGCTCCCAATGCTCACCCATGTCACCTCCTAAAATCAACTATGTAATAGATTTTAATTCCACAGAGGAATCAGGGGAATTCAGTGATGACAGCTCCTGTACTGGCTCCTCCTCAGACACTGTGCAAGAGGGCAAATATAAGAAGGGGCACTCCAAAAGATTCTTCAGCCCCTCCAATCCACTTAACTATGGCTTGCGCTCGAAGAGAAAGGTCCGATACAGTGATGATTACTTATATGATGTGGATTCACTTGAAAGTGAGAAGAATGCAGAGAAAAAAGACAAAACCCCATTAGGTCAGAAAGAGGAGGAAGATGTAGACTGGTGCCCCAAAAAAAGGAGGAAATCATGTCGTAAAGACCCACCCGTGGTCATCAAGTACATCATAATCAACAGGTTTAAAGGAGAAAGACTAATGTCAGTGAAACTGGGAAAACTAAACCCTGCGGATGGTACTGTGAGCTTAAATGCCAACACAATAAGCAAATATGAGACACTGGCTCCTCTGAAAGATTTCTGGCAGGAGAAGCAAAGAAAGCGCCAGGAGCAGCTCAAGCTGGTGGCCAGAGAGAGACAACGCAGTTTTCATCTTAACGGACGCCGCCATCGTCCTTTTCATTCTAATCATCCTAAAAGGAAATACAAGTTCGCTAACAGAATTAAGGTTCAGAGGATTCACACAGTGCAACAGACAGTCATTGTGCAGAATTCCCTGCCCGCTGATCAGGCCCACGGAGATGTCGCTAAAGACGAGGCCACCCCAATCGCGGAGGAGATAATAGCAGCCCCAGGCATCCCGGTCACATTGGACATAAACTCTATCTCAAACATGGTGATAACCAAGAGTCGCTCgcaagagagagaggagagagagggaAGGAGATTGGGAGGAAATAAAATAGTTAGGATAAGAAAATTCAAAAGTGAAGCAAGGCTGAGAAGCCAGAAAATGAATGCGACCCAAGAGGAAGAGAGGAAGAGCGTGACAAATGAATCGGATACCATTGTCGCTGCAGCAAACACTGATGATCCTTCTGCTGGGCTAAACGATACAAGCATGAGCTCCACCACAACCAAACTAGACTTCTCTGATAATGCCACCACAATTGAAACAGACAAAGAGAAGCAATTTGTTTCGTCCTCCGACTCCCCTGACAAAGCACCATCCTCAGAAGAGGTTGAAACGGGCGTTCCTGTCATCCCGGGGGGCTATCTGCAGACTTTGCTAGATGCTACGGACTCCTCTGGAGGTACATCTATCCCATATTTTTCCCAGCATTCGTCCAGGCAGCAATATCCTGTGGGCCTATCCCTAGAGGAGAAACAGTTTTCTTCTCTTCAACTTGCTCAAAGCTGTGTCCTCTCCCCTCCCTCAGAATCAGAGCTTCAACAGTCTCCCCAGAATTGTCCCAGCTTCCCCCAAATGTGGCACCCACAACTCTGCACCAATCATAACCAGAGCTTTGGGCCTGAGACGCCTGAAACCCCAATTTTACCCAACAACTTCCCGACTGTTGTCCCGTTAAACGAAAACCTGCCAGTGTCTAACTACAGCCATGTCGACCCAGAGGGTGAACAGATACTTTATGAGAAGAGCTATCTAACTGAGCCTGAGCTACAGTCTGGGGCAGATCTGCAAGTGTGTCAGTCTACCTGTGTGGACGGCCAGGTGCAATACCAGAGAGGGTCTCTATGTACAGACAATGGAAGACTCATCAGCTATGACTCGGTAGGCTCCTTATCAGCCTCAAGCAATTACAGTTCACTAAGCCTCAAATCGTGTGAGCGAGAAGGTGAGGAGGAGGGCAGAGACAGTTTCTTAGCCCATTGCAGTCCTAAAATGGTGATTCAGCAGAGTGTGGATGCCCTCACACCCCTCAGGGAGTCCTCAGACCTGCTGGACATCTCTAACTTTACTCCTGACAAATTTAGACACTCGTCATTGTCGGAGCTTTCACCGCCTGAGACGCCCAACCTCTCCCCGCAGGTCGCGGGGCGTGACATGAAAATACCAGCAAATGTTGGAAAATACCAAGATGTAAACGATTTGACAGTGGAGCGCAATAGGGACGTTAAATGGAACTGTGACATTATACAGCAACAGGAGCACACAGGAAATTCCTACACCGTAGAAGATAGTCAGTTTCCACTGCACAATTATAACAACCAGGATGTTGTATGTGTAGATACAAAGGAGCTGGGGGTTACGGACTTCGATGAACAGACTGCTGAAATGGCAGGGCCCAAAAGCATAAAGGCAAAGAGGAAAGGTAATTACAAACAGACAGCTGCAGGACAAAGCCAAAAGAAAGTCCGTGCCCCAAGAACCCCTAAGTCTGAAAAAGTAAAGTCTCCCAAACAGAATTCCCGTTCCACCAAAAAGATCAAAGCCATGTTAGAGGGTAAGGCAGCCAAGAACCAGGCGGACGGGTGTGGTATAGGCTTGCCTGACAGTACCAGCACCGGGGACTGGTCTGGCCCTGGTTGGTCAGAGAGCAACAGTCTCGTCGGAGATGATCAGAGAGAGTTTGAGGAGCCCTCAAATATTCTGTCGAACATTGTCTCTGGCATGGCCGAGGTCCAGAGATTCATGATGGCATCCATTGAGCCGCTGTGGAACCCAATGTCTGAGGCTGGTATGCCCGCTGAGGCCAACAGCCTCAACCTAAAAACCCTGAAAATTTTGGCAGGCACTGAGTCTGATCTGAAGAAAAAGGGTGCCATGCTAACAGGGGCTGGGAGAGGCAGAAAGGCAGGGGGGAAAGGAGGGAAAAACCAGGCCAAATTCAACCCCACTCATCCCTTATTTCCTCAACTTGCTCTGGGCTGTGACATGTTTGACAAACCCAACTTCATTAACCCCGGGCCTGCGCACAAAAAGCTGTACCGTCACAAGACCAGTGCAAAGTTTCCTCGCATTGAAACACTAAAGGGGAAACGAGCTGAGAGAGACCCCAATAAGGACATAGCACTGATGACCTCTTTTGAGAAACTGAGGTAA